From Selenomonas ruminantium AC2024, a single genomic window includes:
- a CDS encoding PcfJ domain-containing protein has product MNGKKRCFYYNAIEDDWQQEQVCPQDDLEYRLKGLKMDDWRFSYVYLPLSWSVELLPNRTVELALHVKRVTLEENTITEVTDKDWTIECDIDHGNLQGWPASIVGNDIRNWRNGYVCGGSILFPELLAARHVDIPAVAIDVAIDYLREIAEDKYGFRPSYLGDAHGLQHLIAFCESALDPNIYILKDVLGQAAYKAIKEQGRFDSYRELCRYLDIENLPPSLRKAYVRSPESILVYVFLRQCGFTDINIIRRFFYREEIFGYRLLNMRYNATAGVLNLRGTGAYDLDRFQRFCRWLLRHREEKAIAPRVLRWCNDNFTYAALDTLRMFVEAELDNNEGLIDWNVYRRLLNEGLTQEVHDALVDELFIARPDIVNRYRSAGKNSKRENKIYEYKEKELALETNLGEYTFHLPRDTNELHKWGNLFHNCVASYDSDVLSKWSLIAAMKKQEKYVACIEVKQGRITQALGYCNQSLPADYRAAIAEWAKENKIFYRH; this is encoded by the coding sequence ATGAACGGTAAGAAAAGGTGTTTTTATTACAATGCCATAGAAGATGATTGGCAGCAGGAGCAAGTTTGCCCACAGGATGATTTAGAGTATCGTCTGAAGGGGCTAAAAATGGATGACTGGCGATTTTCCTATGTCTATTTGCCATTGAGCTGGAGTGTAGAGTTGCTTCCTAATAGAACGGTAGAACTTGCTTTACATGTCAAAAGGGTTACTTTAGAAGAAAATACGATTACTGAGGTCACGGATAAGGATTGGACGATTGAGTGTGATATTGACCATGGCAATCTGCAAGGGTGGCCTGCATCCATTGTGGGCAATGATATAAGGAACTGGCGTAATGGCTATGTTTGTGGGGGAAGTATATTATTTCCGGAATTACTGGCGGCAAGGCATGTTGATATACCGGCGGTGGCTATTGATGTGGCCATTGATTATCTAAGAGAAATAGCAGAAGACAAATACGGATTTCGTCCTAGTTATTTAGGGGATGCCCACGGCTTGCAGCATTTGATTGCCTTTTGTGAAAGTGCGTTGGACCCTAATATATATATTCTGAAAGATGTTTTGGGACAGGCCGCTTATAAAGCAATAAAGGAACAAGGCCGTTTTGACAGTTATCGGGAATTATGCAGATATTTGGACATAGAAAATCTGCCACCCAGTCTAAGAAAAGCATATGTGCGGAGTCCGGAAAGCATATTGGTATACGTTTTTCTTCGTCAATGTGGATTTACGGATATCAATATCATTCGCCGCTTTTTCTACCGGGAAGAGATTTTCGGTTATCGGTTACTGAATATGCGTTACAATGCCACCGCTGGTGTGTTGAATTTAAGAGGAACGGGTGCCTATGACTTGGATCGTTTCCAACGGTTTTGCCGTTGGCTGCTGCGTCATCGCGAGGAAAAAGCGATTGCTCCGCGTGTGCTTCGTTGGTGTAATGATAATTTCACCTATGCTGCATTGGATACGCTGAGAATGTTCGTGGAAGCCGAGCTGGATAATAACGAGGGGCTGATAGACTGGAACGTGTATCGTCGGCTTCTGAATGAGGGGCTTACCCAGGAAGTCCACGATGCATTAGTGGATGAGCTGTTTATCGCACGTCCGGATATAGTAAATCGCTATAGGAGCGCAGGGAAGAATTCCAAACGTGAGAACAAAATATATGAATATAAAGAAAAAGAACTGGCCTTAGAAACAAATCTTGGGGAATATACGTTCCATTTGCCTAGAGATACAAATGAATTGCATAAATGGGGGAATCTATTCCATAACTGTGTCGCAAGCTATGATTCGGATGTTCTATCTAAATGGTCGCTAATCGCAGCGATGAAAAAGCAAGAAAAATATGTGGCTTGCATTGAGGTGAAACAGGGCAGGATTACGCAGGCTCTGGGCTATTGTAATCAAAGTTTACCAGCAGACTATCGTGCGGCTATTGCAGAATGGGCAAAAGAAAATAAGATTTTCTATAGACACTGA
- a CDS encoding DUF3944 domain-containing protein, which produces MAYCKDADLEILASASDEDLQILVDYLIKDKDGSPRLTEELTLTEVYKNYSDRPSMYWQEIAGELQHFGGNSIANLVRNIFGNGEGVLYREILCDVCDKMKVNYNYKASIEIIEMNLLQKILIDAIDKMNSEELKKIIDELDLKTTDFTKEALIAALQAGILKGGFFAYQIAVIVANAVAKAILGRGLSLTANATITRAMGALAGPLGIALTALWTLVDIAGPAYRVTIPAVVQVAYIRMKTKEILRLESGRS; this is translated from the coding sequence ATGGCTTATTGTAAAGATGCAGATTTAGAGATTTTGGCTTCGGCGAGTGATGAAGATTTGCAAATACTAGTGGATTATCTTATAAAAGATAAGGATGGTAGCCCAAGGTTAACTGAAGAATTGACATTAACAGAAGTATATAAAAATTATTCAGATAGACCAAGTATGTATTGGCAGGAAATTGCTGGGGAGTTGCAGCATTTTGGTGGAAATAGTATTGCTAATTTAGTTAGAAATATATTTGGTAATGGTGAAGGAGTCCTGTATAGAGAAATTCTATGTGATGTTTGCGATAAGATGAAAGTAAATTATAATTATAAAGCTTCTATTGAAATAATAGAGATGAATTTATTGCAAAAAATTCTAATAGACGCTATTGATAAAATGAATAGTGAAGAATTAAAAAAGATAATAGATGAGTTGGATTTGAAGACAACTGATTTTACCAAAGAAGCTTTGATCGCGGCATTACAAGCCGGTATATTGAAAGGGGGATTCTTCGCGTATCAGATAGCAGTAATAGTAGCTAATGCTGTAGCAAAGGCGATTCTTGGTAGAGGATTATCTTTAACAGCAAATGCAACAATAACAAGAGCCATGGGGGCATTGGCTGGACCTTTGGGAATTGCTTTGACTGCTTTATGGACTTTGGTAGATATTGCTGGGCCTGCATACAGGGTCACAATACCAGCGGTCGTACAAGTTGCATATATTCGTATGAAAACGAAAGAAATATTGCGCTTAGAAAGTGGACGGTCTTGA
- a CDS encoding tetratricopeptide repeat protein, with translation MKINYESPWVQFYQRAVKYLNLEFDEKIFIGECLPLFESIRSWNHLDSETLNWVKSQPMLNHYSIPVIDGMTKEGIMRYREKWLDDDEFGGIFDRFISNPFSGFHEISEMIPCGTLVYMLKKACQYYDKKCEELCKKIDEIKNNEEMLAEKEKLASSGDVGAMVFLGDAYHEGMLCRRDVKKSFKYYEMAAESNSADGWFGMARCYSLGECVEADAEKAITLYEKAASNGNYKAMLLLGGTYLGGGASDKTDKVYIGNVSFDREYDFSKAKSWYDKAIVACGDDKEALALCYHRIASDIQYSKNKDELSNIAEEYHRKAADLGNVGSMLDLLRIYDIAESLDDDFMKKYKRWLDNAVEESGLKTIGIIGAKYIEGGLVTEKQEDKKNKIKAEFKWLNEKANAGDGWAAFTLGNVCYYGYGAWGVRINKAHEYYKIASESINPVYAIELGDMYWQKKIPCVQRRNSAIKCYYMALINGNGLALERLEKFF, from the coding sequence ATGAAAATTAATTATGAGTCCCCTTGGGTTCAATTTTATCAGCGAGCAGTTAAATACTTAAATCTCGAATTTGATGAAAAAATCTTTATTGGGGAATGCTTGCCTTTATTTGAGAGTATCCGTTCTTGGAATCATCTTGATTCGGAAACGTTAAACTGGGTGAAGTCGCAACCAATGTTAAATCACTATAGCATACCTGTTATAGATGGGATGACAAAAGAAGGAATTATGCGATATAGAGAAAAATGGTTAGATGATGATGAATTTGGGGGGATATTCGATCGATTTATATCAAATCCTTTTTCTGGATTTCATGAAATTAGTGAAATGATACCTTGTGGTACTTTGGTTTATATGCTAAAAAAGGCTTGTCAGTATTATGACAAAAAATGTGAAGAGTTGTGTAAGAAAATAGACGAAATAAAAAATAATGAAGAAATGTTGGCTGAGAAGGAAAAACTAGCTTCAAGTGGCGATGTGGGCGCGATGGTTTTCTTAGGTGATGCCTATCACGAAGGTATGTTGTGCCGTCGGGATGTGAAGAAATCATTTAAATACTATGAAATGGCGGCAGAGAGCAACAGTGCCGATGGTTGGTTCGGTATGGCAAGATGTTATTCGCTGGGAGAATGTGTAGAAGCTGATGCTGAAAAAGCGATAACTTTATATGAAAAAGCAGCTAGTAATGGAAATTATAAGGCAATGTTGTTACTTGGTGGAACTTATTTAGGCGGGGGTGCTAGTGATAAAACTGATAAAGTATATATTGGAAATGTTAGTTTTGATAGAGAATACGATTTTTCTAAAGCAAAATCCTGGTATGATAAGGCTATAGTTGCTTGTGGTGATGATAAAGAAGCGTTGGCTTTGTGCTACCATCGCATAGCTTCGGATATTCAGTACTCTAAAAATAAGGATGAATTGAGTAACATAGCAGAGGAGTATCATAGAAAAGCTGCTGACTTAGGAAATGTTGGGTCAATGTTGGATTTGTTGCGTATATATGATATCGCAGAATCATTAGACGATGATTTTATGAAAAAATATAAGAGATGGTTGGATAATGCAGTAGAAGAGAGTGGGTTGAAAACTATTGGCATTATTGGAGCTAAATACATAGAAGGTGGTTTGGTTACTGAAAAGCAAGAAGATAAGAAGAATAAAATTAAAGCAGAGTTTAAATGGTTGAATGAAAAAGCCAATGCCGGTGATGGTTGGGCTGCCTTTACTTTGGGGAATGTTTGCTATTATGGATATGGAGCTTGGGGCGTTCGTATCAATAAAGCGCATGAGTATTATAAAATAGCATCAGAATCTATTAATCCTGTATACGCAATAGAATTGGGAGATATGTACTGGCAAAAAAAGATTCCATGTGTTCAAAGGAGAAATAGTGCTATAAAGTGTTATTATATGGCTTTGATAAATGGTAATGGATTAGCGTTGGAACGTTTGGAAAAATTCTTTTAG
- a CDS encoding HNH endonuclease — protein MDEINESSDVQENHGEFESYQEIGSEGDISQDEAENYWGEQLESAEIENPDIETAPFSTYEERLAHVPRENSDRGTWEGERGESGYRPADGETIEAMKERGVSEIPYQDAMVDFSGVAEATVEIDNMTEHRLGRDGNFEQCDTKLSEVWNRENHDGRADWTPRDVSDWRHENNYSWHERNDMRTCDLVPTKIHEACTHLGGVSECKKASQEKERIFDD, from the coding sequence ATGGATGAGATAAATGAAAGTTCAGATGTTCAGGAAAATCATGGAGAGTTTGAAAGTTATCAGGAAATAGGCTCAGAAGGAGATATTTCTCAAGATGAGGCAGAAAATTATTGGGGAGAACAGTTAGAGTCAGCAGAAATAGAAAATCCTGATATCGAGACAGCGCCCTTCAGTACATATGAAGAGCGTTTGGCTCATGTGCCAAGGGAAAATTCGGATAGAGGCACATGGGAGGGTGAAAGAGGAGAAAGCGGCTATAGACCTGCAGACGGAGAAACCATAGAAGCTATGAAAGAGCGTGGGGTAAGTGAAATCCCCTATCAGGATGCCATGGTGGATTTTAGCGGGGTGGCAGAGGCCACAGTGGAAATTGATAATATGACGGAGCATCGTCTGGGCCGAGACGGAAATTTTGAGCAGTGTGATACGAAATTATCTGAAGTATGGAATAGAGAAAATCATGATGGCAGGGCTGACTGGACACCTCGCGATGTATCGGATTGGCGTCATGAGAATAATTACTCTTGGCATGAACGTAACGATATGAGAACTTGCGACCTTGTGCCTACAAAGATACATGAAGCTTGTACCCATTTAGGTGGCGTGTCGGAATGTAAGAAGGCCAGCCAAGAAAAGGAGCGTATTTTTGATGATTAA
- a CDS encoding helicase HerA domain-containing protein, with the protein MKWNGFDSKMAEVNKEIFLHEEMGKKQLPLVNENQITIEPKLDDSQKEKHIEQLSLQEYEQFDRLTILQNNLANCLKIIDDEVMKGYLAKLDSLKIVDADAEALAKLNQIQFFRIDKLAYQAEEFSLHNLATLYRVLSDKPCTLVLMVKSDGITVEFFLGVRPKSAIHAAGTMKCMLEDSLKGLFPGSCTSAYLEEALQKQMENISIGAISSVTCIADFRQNEEGLSDRRFVQGVEKFIDSMKGKSYQAFFVAENASYDYLAETRRGYESIGTQISPFVNMQMNFSLNDSDAEANANSSGKTITLSQNKGVGKTVNDGITLSKNIEKNFGTNTSITVGENKSVAVAHTYTSGAADGVNESTADAHSESTNTTDGSTVGAGAFYGVGVSYSKNHSEGKGSSDTHTVTKGTSHTISESQSISRTLTHGLSTSKTVGESSGISEGEGTARNFGIAINDTETIGRSEAVTLTDSLTITSTLGKSQGITLGAENKTFVAIAKRLEKQLQRLEECESMGMWNFAAYFVGESSAETEMAANIYRSVVSGKGSGIERSAINTWNDEQSLVQLAPYIKNFLHPVFEYQGFDYEGERCVKVTPAVLVSTGELAIHMGLPHTSVKGLPVVNHAAFAREVLHGWQTDSGQKNMLQIGRIFHMGERTETVVDLDTESLASHTFVAGSTGAGKSNVVCHIINALQKQGKKFLVIEPAKGEYRHMFPQTRILGTNPRLGEMLQLNPFVFPSSIHVLEHIDRLVEIFNVCWPMYAAMPAILKEAVERAYTRCGWNLSLSENSIHEGVYPGFADVQEEVRQILAESEYSADNKSDYIGSLVTRLRSLTNGINSLIFSAKGISDEDLFNENVIVDLSRIGSAETKSLLMGLLVLKLQEHRMEERSRGASPNNTLFHVTVLEEAHNLLKRTSSEQTAEGANLLGKSVEMLANSIAEMRTYGEGFIIADQSPGLLDLSVIRNTNTKIILRLPELSDRELVGAAAGLNASQIEEIVKLEKGVAAVSQIDWLEPVLCQIPLYEPPKTIDEKQKVEIKDLVKIEDQLLDAIRNNGIGGSKLRKALLNMKTEILCSPLRGALKAECLMYAKSGNASNWQYFLFEFFDAQKALNHAKSCGEMNSWLKTVKEKLIPASYELAPQQVDILLGIVLREAVKRDGSYLNIFLRFTEEHRSKGGAFVNG; encoded by the coding sequence ATGAAGTGGAATGGGTTTGATAGTAAGATGGCGGAGGTAAATAAAGAGATTTTTTTGCATGAAGAGATGGGAAAAAAGCAACTGCCGTTAGTGAATGAAAATCAGATCACAATAGAACCCAAGTTAGATGATTCGCAGAAAGAAAAGCATATTGAACAGTTATCATTGCAAGAATATGAACAGTTTGATCGCTTGACTATTTTGCAGAATAACCTTGCCAATTGCTTGAAAATTATTGATGATGAAGTGATGAAGGGGTATTTGGCAAAACTTGATAGTTTGAAGATTGTGGATGCAGATGCAGAGGCTTTAGCAAAACTTAATCAGATTCAGTTTTTCCGCATTGATAAGCTGGCATATCAAGCGGAGGAATTCTCATTGCATAATCTGGCAACTTTGTATCGGGTATTGAGTGATAAGCCGTGCACTTTGGTGTTGATGGTAAAAAGCGATGGCATAACGGTGGAATTTTTCTTGGGAGTGAGACCCAAATCTGCTATTCACGCTGCTGGTACCATGAAATGTATGCTGGAGGACAGTCTCAAAGGTCTTTTCCCCGGTAGCTGCACCTCGGCTTATTTGGAAGAGGCTTTGCAGAAACAAATGGAAAACATCTCCATAGGAGCCATTTCTAGTGTTACTTGCATAGCTGATTTTCGCCAGAATGAGGAGGGATTGAGCGATAGACGTTTTGTGCAGGGGGTAGAGAAATTCATTGATAGCATGAAGGGGAAGAGCTATCAGGCGTTTTTCGTTGCAGAGAATGCAAGCTATGACTATCTTGCGGAAACGCGGAGAGGCTATGAAAGCATTGGTACGCAAATATCCCCCTTTGTCAATATGCAGATGAATTTTTCATTAAACGATTCTGATGCTGAGGCAAATGCTAATAGCAGTGGTAAAACCATAACACTTTCGCAAAACAAAGGGGTGGGAAAAACTGTAAATGATGGTATTACCCTGTCAAAGAATATCGAAAAAAATTTTGGAACGAATACTTCTATTACTGTAGGGGAAAATAAATCTGTGGCTGTTGCTCACACATATACATCTGGGGCAGCCGATGGGGTGAATGAGTCTACAGCAGATGCTCACAGCGAGAGCACTAATACGACAGATGGTTCTACAGTGGGGGCGGGGGCTTTTTATGGTGTGGGTGTAAGTTACAGTAAAAATCACAGCGAAGGCAAAGGCAGCAGTGATACTCATACTGTCACCAAAGGCACTAGCCATACGATATCTGAGTCTCAATCCATTTCGCGCACATTGACTCATGGTCTAAGTACATCAAAAACAGTGGGGGAAAGTAGCGGTATCAGCGAAGGAGAAGGTACGGCTAGAAATTTTGGGATTGCTATTAATGATACTGAGACGATAGGACGGAGCGAGGCTGTTACCTTGACCGATTCCTTGACGATTACATCCACCTTGGGAAAAAGTCAAGGAATCACTCTAGGGGCAGAAAATAAAACCTTCGTTGCGATTGCCAAGCGGCTGGAAAAGCAGCTTCAGCGCCTAGAGGAGTGCGAGAGCATGGGGATGTGGAATTTTGCTGCTTACTTCGTGGGGGAAAGCTCAGCTGAGACGGAAATGGCGGCTAATATCTATCGTTCCGTGGTTTCTGGTAAAGGGAGTGGGATTGAGCGATCGGCCATCAATACCTGGAACGATGAACAATCCTTAGTGCAACTGGCACCATATATCAAGAATTTCTTGCATCCTGTGTTCGAGTATCAAGGTTTTGACTACGAGGGAGAACGTTGTGTAAAAGTGACTCCTGCTGTTTTAGTGAGTACTGGAGAGTTGGCAATCCATATGGGACTGCCTCATACTTCAGTGAAGGGACTCCCTGTGGTCAACCATGCAGCTTTTGCAAGAGAGGTTTTGCATGGCTGGCAGACTGACAGTGGGCAGAAGAATATGTTGCAAATTGGTCGTATTTTCCATATGGGTGAGCGGACAGAGACCGTGGTTGACCTGGACACAGAAAGCCTTGCTAGCCATACATTTGTAGCTGGTTCTACCGGGGCTGGAAAGAGCAATGTTGTTTGTCATATCATCAATGCTTTACAAAAACAGGGGAAGAAATTCTTGGTCATTGAGCCAGCCAAAGGAGAATATCGTCATATGTTCCCCCAGACACGAATTCTTGGGACTAACCCCAGGCTAGGGGAAATGTTGCAACTTAATCCATTTGTATTCCCATCTTCCATCCATGTGCTTGAGCATATAGATAGATTGGTAGAGATATTCAATGTTTGTTGGCCTATGTATGCAGCTATGCCTGCTATTTTGAAAGAGGCTGTGGAGAGGGCTTATACAAGATGCGGTTGGAATCTGTCCCTTTCGGAGAATAGCATTCATGAAGGGGTATATCCTGGCTTTGCCGATGTGCAGGAAGAGGTTAGGCAGATTTTGGCTGAAAGCGAGTACTCTGCGGACAATAAAAGTGACTATATAGGTTCCCTGGTCACCAGATTGCGTTCATTGACCAATGGCATAAACAGCCTTATCTTTTCTGCCAAAGGCATTTCCGATGAGGATCTTTTCAACGAGAATGTTATCGTTGATCTCAGTAGGATTGGATCTGCAGAAACTAAGTCCCTACTCATGGGATTATTGGTGCTCAAATTACAGGAACATCGTATGGAAGAACGTAGCAGGGGGGCTTCGCCGAACAACACCCTATTCCATGTCACTGTCTTAGAAGAGGCACATAATCTCTTGAAGCGTACTAGCAGTGAGCAGACTGCCGAAGGAGCTAATCTTTTGGGAAAATCAGTGGAAATGTTGGCTAATTCCATAGCAGAGATGCGTACCTATGGCGAGGGCTTTATCATCGCTGACCAATCACCGGGGCTTTTGGATTTGTCAGTTATTCGCAATACGAACACAAAAATCATCCTGCGTTTGCCGGAACTATCTGACCGTGAATTAGTAGGAGCAGCTGCTGGATTAAATGCGTCACAGATTGAAGAAATCGTGAAGCTGGAAAAAGGCGTAGCAGCGGTGAGTCAAATTGATTGGTTGGAACCCGTTCTTTGTCAGATTCCACTTTATGAGCCGCCAAAGACTATTGATGAAAAGCAGAAAGTAGAGATAAAGGATTTGGTTAAAATAGAGGATCAATTGTTGGACGCTATCAGGAATAATGGTATTGGCGGTTCTAAATTACGAAAAGCTTTGCTTAACATGAAGACTGAGATTCTGTGTTCACCATTGAGGGGGGCTTTGAAGGCTGAATGCTTGATGTATGCAAAAAGTGGAAATGCTTCAAATTGGCAGTACTTTTTGTTTGAGTTTTTTGATGCACAAAAAGCTCTTAATCATGCTAAATCTTGTGGGGAAATGAATTCTTGGTTGAAAACAGTAAAAGAAAAGCTAATACCTGCGTCATATGAACTTGCACCGCAACAAGTAGACATTCTTTTAGGAATTGTATTGCGTGAGGCAGTTAAAAGAGACGGAAGTTACTTGAATATTTTTCTGAGGTTTACTGAAGAACACCGAAGCAAGGGTGGTGCGTTTGTCAATGGATGA
- a CDS encoding sel1 repeat family protein, protein MYKVKRAYRLKNYDVVVDERSPEVICEDNCAWTTAYVYRGLRNRKNPKSITELEWEQGTKLKICAEGTGAKRIVKSIVEWLYNKKSIEFDEARFLSQCMQRFADIRNECNLDEETLRRAEKIRLVEREAALVLAGCTEQGIKEIEKKLPAWEEKKRQNDYGWSSGEILDFSLRESAPVDITANRIERMCDYYREQCDRLNWKMEQVRHFEEIINGKEQLASAGDIEAMFFLAKAYETGRLCERDMEKVRAYLKMAKEAFAGDLVKKYKVWLDKAVQDSGLEMIGRLGREYIEGTFAESAKKNKDVKLKKEIKWLNQAIESGDGWAAFTKGNICYYGYGRWGERRQEAYNNYLKAAKSKESIYALEYGELCLKNGALKEEVVKVLAQALSE, encoded by the coding sequence TTGTATAAGGTCAAGAGAGCCTATCGGTTGAAAAATTATGATGTAGTGGTGGATGAACGCAGCCCGGAAGTTATATGTGAGGATAATTGTGCTTGGACAACAGCCTATGTATATCGTGGCCTTAGAAATCGTAAAAATCCCAAATCAATAACAGAATTGGAATGGGAACAAGGAACAAAGCTGAAGATATGTGCGGAGGGAACAGGTGCAAAAAGAATAGTAAAGAGTATAGTGGAATGGCTCTATAACAAAAAAAGTATAGAGTTTGATGAGGCAAGGTTCCTAAGTCAATGTATGCAAAGATTTGCGGACATTCGTAATGAATGCAATTTGGATGAAGAGACGTTAAGACGAGCTGAAAAAATCCGTTTAGTGGAACGTGAGGCGGCTTTGGTATTGGCAGGTTGTACGGAACAGGGAATCAAAGAAATTGAGAAGAAACTGCCAGCGTGGGAAGAGAAAAAAAGACAGAATGATTATGGGTGGAGCAGCGGTGAAATCCTTGATTTTTCTTTACGGGAATCAGCACCCGTAGATATAACAGCAAATAGAATAGAACGAATGTGTGATTATTATCGAGAGCAGTGTGATCGGTTAAATTGGAAAATGGAGCAGGTTCGACATTTTGAGGAAATCATCAATGGAAAAGAGCAGTTAGCATCTGCTGGCGATATTGAGGCAATGTTCTTCTTGGCAAAAGCATATGAAACGGGGCGGCTTTGTGAACGTGACATGGAAAAGGTACGCGCGTATTTGAAAATGGCCAAGGAGGCATTTGCTGGTGACTTAGTCAAAAAATACAAGGTCTGGCTGGATAAGGCTGTACAGGATAGTGGCTTGGAAATGATAGGCCGTTTAGGGCGTGAATATATAGAAGGGACCTTTGCAGAGTCGGCCAAAAAGAATAAGGACGTTAAGCTTAAGAAGGAGATTAAATGGCTTAATCAGGCTATAGAATCCGGTGACGGCTGGGCTGCTTTTACCAAAGGGAATATTTGCTATTACGGTTATGGACGCTGGGGCGAAAGACGACAGGAAGCCTATAATAACTATCTTAAGGCTGCTAAGTCTAAGGAGTCCATATACGCACTGGAATATGGAGAACTGTGTTTGAAAAACGGAGCTTTGAAAGAAGAAGTCGTAAAAGTATTAGCGCAGGCACTTAGCGAGTAA
- a CDS encoding tetratricopeptide repeat protein produces the protein MEKNMNLEDLMELGNEAFLKKDYELSVKYYRQAADAGETDAMAQIGIFYQSGQGVEQSFEKAIEWYHKILDAGNVDGWYLLGTVYEDMEDYEKSVECYERQIDEEGTCKYDAYYGLAKAYRYGLGKEENFAKALDYYQQAAGNGVIMSMVDLGQLYYEGDFVKQDYSIANYWFEKAANSYNGNYLAFAHLGEAYHHGLGKEVNYDKAKEYYEKAMDAGEDAVLFWYGEIYFDEEQYKEALNYFQRAAVDGNEFQAEAENTIGIMYQQGKGVEQDFVKAAEWYQKAAGHGNASAMCALGTMYNRGQGMAQDCAQAAYWALQAAKLGDVVAMYNIGSYYEEGNGVEQDYVAALAWYMRAADYGDEDAMNEIGDIYYFGNGVERDYSIAKEWFEKAIAAGNETPFMPLGTIYYYNENYDKAMELYLKAVNDDNTYQHIAEARIGDLYLEGSGVEQDMAKAAEWYEKSAAHGYATAMLALGDIYCDGEGNVEQDLTKAKEWYEKAKATGSEEAEQRLADLE, from the coding sequence ATGGAAAAGAATATGAACTTAGAAGACTTGATGGAACTGGGCAATGAGGCATTTTTAAAAAAAGATTACGAGTTGTCCGTTAAATATTATCGACAGGCAGCTGATGCGGGCGAAACAGATGCTATGGCGCAGATAGGGATTTTTTATCAGAGTGGACAAGGTGTTGAGCAATCCTTTGAAAAAGCTATAGAATGGTATCATAAAATATTAGATGCGGGTAATGTGGATGGCTGGTATCTATTGGGGACTGTTTATGAGGATATGGAGGATTATGAAAAGTCAGTAGAGTGTTATGAGCGGCAGATAGATGAAGAAGGTACCTGTAAATATGATGCTTATTATGGCTTAGCAAAAGCCTATCGATATGGTTTGGGAAAAGAGGAAAATTTTGCCAAGGCATTGGATTATTATCAACAAGCAGCTGGCAATGGTGTAATTATGTCCATGGTTGACTTAGGGCAGCTTTATTACGAGGGCGATTTCGTCAAGCAGGATTATAGTATCGCTAATTATTGGTTTGAAAAGGCAGCGAATTCCTATAATGGTAATTATCTAGCCTTTGCTCATTTGGGAGAGGCATATCATCATGGCTTAGGGAAGGAAGTAAATTACGATAAGGCTAAAGAATACTACGAAAAGGCGATGGATGCGGGGGAAGATGCTGTCCTGTTCTGGTATGGGGAAATTTACTTTGATGAAGAGCAATATAAAGAAGCATTAAATTATTTCCAGCGTGCAGCAGTTGATGGGAATGAATTTCAAGCTGAAGCGGAGAATACCATTGGTATAATGTATCAGCAGGGCAAAGGCGTTGAGCAGGATTTTGTTAAAGCAGCTGAATGGTATCAAAAAGCTGCCGGGCATGGCAATGCATCGGCAATGTGTGCGCTGGGGACTATGTACAATCGTGGACAGGGGATGGCGCAGGATTGTGCTCAGGCAGCATACTGGGCTTTACAAGCTGCCAAGCTGGGCGATGTTGTAGCAATGTATAATATTGGTTCATATTATGAAGAGGGCAATGGCGTTGAACAAGATTATGTTGCTGCCTTGGCTTGGTATATGCGTGCAGCTGATTATGGTGATGAAGATGCCATGAATGAAATAGGCGATATATATTATTTCGGCAATGGCGTAGAGCGGGATTATTCCATCGCTAAGGAGTGGTTTGAAAAGGCTATTGCAGCAGGGAATGAAACACCGTTTATGCCATTGGGAACTATCTACTATTACAATGAGAATTATGACAAGGCAATGGAACTATACTTGAAGGCTGTAAATGACGATAATACATATCAGCATATAGCTGAAGCGAGAATTGGCGATTTGTATTTGGAAGGCTCAGGCGTTGAACAGGATATGGCAAAGGCTGCAGAGTGGTATGAAAAATCAGCTGCGCATGGTTATGCGACGGCAATGCTGGCCCTAGGAGATATTTATTGTGATGGCGAGGGAAATGTCGAACAAGATTTGACCAAAGCCAAGGAATGGTATGAAAAAGCCAAGGCTACAGGAAGTGAAGAAGCTGAACAGCGACTGGCTGATTTGGAATAG